In Elaeis guineensis isolate ETL-2024a chromosome 1, EG11, whole genome shotgun sequence, a genomic segment contains:
- the LOC105038744 gene encoding mitochondrial inner membrane protease ATP23, producing the protein MEGEDAAVPMVDASTGVETTNPYAGMSQKECTDRIQKSLKHPMVRFLREHMEKAGCPVWVRLLLAINCRDQAAAGGYASGQGITVCCNHMTYQDEINQVLIHELIHAYDDCRVKNMNWNNCGHHACSEIRANHLSGDCHYKRELLRGFMKIRGHEQECVRRRALKSVQKNPYCSDAAARDAIEAVWDICYNDTFPFERAP; encoded by the exons ATGGAGGGGGAAGATGCCGCCGTGCCCATGGTGGACGCGAGCACCGGCGTCGAGACCACCAATCCCTACGCCGGCATGTCCCAGAAGGAGTGCACCGATAGGATCCAAAAGAGCCTCAAAC ATCCGATGGTGAGGTTTCTCCGGGAACACATGGAGAAAGCCGGCTGTCCCGTGTGGGTGCGGCTTCTCCTGGCCATCAACTGCAGAGACCAAGCCGCTGCCGGCGGCTATGCCAGCGGCCAAGGG ATCACTGTTTGTTGTAATCATATGACTTATCAAGATGAGATCAATCAAGTTCTGATTCATGAGCTAATCCATGCTTATGATGATTGTCGTGTAAAGAACATGAACTGGAATAATTGTGGTCATCATGCTTGCTCTGAG ATTCGGGCTAACCATCTTAGTGGGGATTGCCATTACAAACGGGAATTGCTGCGAGGGTTTATGAAAATACGAGGGCATGAACAA GAATGTGTGAGAAGGCGAGCTCTGAAGTCTGTCCAAAAAAATCCATACTGCTCAGATGCAGCTGCAAGAGATGCTATTGAGGCTGTTTGGGATATCTGTTACAATGACACCTTCCCATTTGAGAGAGCTCCATAA